The following is a genomic window from Novipirellula aureliae.
TGGACTCGATACCGAGGGATCGAGATGGGAATGGATTGGGACGAGAACAATTGGGTGTCTTTCATCCAGGCATCGGTTGTACCCCAGTAAAACTGTCCCGCATCGTGGAAAGCTTCTGGCAGATCCTGTGAACGTGTTGACTCATGCTCGGGCCAGAACATCGAGACGCGTTCGTCATGCACTTGCAACGCTCGAAAGATCGGAAAGGCAAACGTGGTGACGGAAAAGGCAAAGGAAGCGTCAGGTGAGGCCTCCAGTTTTTGCATGCCTCGAATCATGTCTTCGCTCTGGACAAACGGTGCGGTAGCGTAGAGGCAACAGGCATAATGGACCGTCCGATCGTTCTGACAGATCCAATTCACGGCATGGCGTACAACGGGAATGGTGGGGGTGAAATCGTCGGATAGTTCGGGCGGACGAACAAAGGGTACCTCTGCACCGTTTTCAACAGCCACTTTGCTAATTTCGGGGCAGTCGGTCGAGACGATAATGCGATCAAAGAGTTTTGTTTGCTTTGCCGCATCAATCGAATATTTGATGATCGGTTGACCGCAGAATTCACGGATGTTCTTACCCGGGATCCGCTTGCTGCCGCCACGGGCAGGTATGACTGCTATATTCATTTGCGTCTTTCCAGCAGAAACCAAGTCAAATCGTCTTGCGGAAAGTTGGGATCGCGATGCCATGTGAACCCGTAATCGACTAGCGAAAATTCAGAGTGAAGATCAAGGAATTCGCCTGCAAAATTGCGTTTGAATAGTCGATCGTCATGGCCTCGATAGGGAATGGAGACAGGCGAAGGATTGTAATACTCTGCAATCACAACATACCTTGCGGAAGCGTTCGCTAATTTGTCGTATACGTCAGGAAGCGAATCGGGATTGATGTGGATCAGAACCCCTTTGATAAGCGCAAGATCGAATTGCTTCTGTAACTCGACGGTCAAAATACTCTCATTGAATATTTCCGCTTTCGGAAGGCTACATTTTAATTGCCGGGCGGCTTCCGAATTGATCTCAATCCCCGCCATGTCAACCGATGGCAGTAGCATTTGCAGGGCACGCAAGTTGAGTCCAATATTGGGTCCAAATTCAACGATCGATTTGATGCCTGACGTGTTGGATAGTATCTTTGAAAAAAACGCGATGTTCGAAGCAAGAAACTTTTCTTCCGTGTTTCGATTGATGTATTCGTCACCAAACGAACCTGCCCAAAACTCCTCTTGCGGGGTGCCAAAGTCAGTGTGTTGATTACTCATTTTTTTCTTTCGTTTTGGCGACGGATGATAGAATGTCGCGAATGCCCGCGATCACCTGTTCACAATCTTGATCCGTCATCTCGGGGTACAGTGGCAGGCTAAGTGTACGCGCATAATAGTCTTCGGCGATCGGGCATTTCGATATCGCGTAACCGTATTGGCGTTGGTACCACGGTTGCAAATGCACCGGGATGTACAACACTTGAGAGCCGACACCTTTCTCAACGAGCCGTTTGATGAACTCGGTCCGTGTGCAACCGATGGCGGCAAAATCAATTAAGACAGTATAGAGATGCCACGAGGTCAGATCGCGATCGTTTGGATTACGCAGTTTGGGAGTCTGCAGGTACTCGGTTTCCTTAAAGGCTTCATTGTAGCGAGAAACCATTTCGCGTCGCCGCTGTAAAAAGGTATCTAGCCGCTTCAGTTGACTTAAACCGAGTGCACACTGAAAATCGGTGATGCGGAAGTTGTAACCCAGCTCCTGCATCTCATAATACCAAGGGCCCTTTTCCTCGAAGTGGTCGTCTCCGATTCCGACGAACTCATCGGGTTGGCGAACCATCCCGTGTGTCCGCAGCATTCTTGCTTTTGTTGCATAATCGTCGTTATCGGTAACCAGCATCCCGCCTTCACCGGTCGTCATCGTTTTCACCGGATGAAAACTGAACGTCGACATGTCGGCCCAAGGATGGCCACCGATCTTCCAGTTTTTGCCTTCATGTTCAAAGCTGCCGCCGACACCGTGGCAGGCATCCTCGATCACGATCGCTCCTCGCTCTCTCGCCACAGCGGCAATCGCTGGCATGTCGGCCGTTTGACCCGCATAATGCACTGCGATGACAGCTTTTGTGTCCGCCTGCCAATTTCCTCGAAGCGATTCAGGACAAAGGTTATAGGAAACAGGATCAATATCGGCAAAGTCGGGTATCGCTCCCACCATCGCTGCGCAATTTGCCGATGCCAAAAAGGTATTAGGGCTGGTGACAACACGATCGCCTGGGCCGATGTTTGCAACCATCATTGCCAAGTGTAACGCCGCGGTCGCGTTACAAACCGCCACGGCATGTTTAGCACCCACGCGTTTCGCAAACTCTTCCTCGAACCGATTGACCAAGGGGCCCGTCGTCAGCCAATTCGACCGCAGCGAGTTAGAAACCTCCGCGATATCGGCTTCACTAATCGATTGACGGCCGTAGGGAATCATCATTTTTGGAACAAAAGTTTGGTCGATCGTGTTTTGTAGTGGATCTTGTTAAAGATCCCCAGTGTGTCAGGATCTTTGACAAGATCCACGACCCAAATATCTAAGTTTAGGCAATCACTCGATCTGGAAATTCGGGTCGAGACGTTCACGTATTTCTTGTCGTATCTGGTCAACGGTAAGGAATTCTGGATTGTCGCCTGAGGAATAGCTAAATCCTTGCGTCACCCGTTTGGCAGCGAATTTGTCAACGAATTCCTTTATTTTCCAAGCTGGTGTTTGGGGCAGGATAACAAAGTACTTCCCGAGGTCGTAGGTGGTGAAAGAATCAGATGCTGTAATCATCTCTTCATGAATTTTTTCGCCCGGCCGTATGCCAATTATCTTGTGTTCGCACTCAGGACCGATCGCTTCGGCTAGTTCCATGATTCGGTACGAAGGTATTTTCGGTACGAATAGCTCGCCACCCCAAGCATGTTCAAGGGCATGAAGAACCATTGCGACACCGTCTTGCAGTGAGATATTGAAACGCGTCATCGTCGAATCGGTAATCGGTAACACACCCGTTTTCTTTTTCTCTAGGAAAAATGGGATTACCGATCCATTCGACCCCATGACGTTTCCGTAACGGACAACGGAAAACCGAATGTCTTTTTTCCCGCGAATGTTGTTTGCCGCGATGAACAGTTTATCAGAGGTTAGTTTCGTTGCTCCGTAAAGGTTGATCGGGGCACAGGCCTTATCGGTTGACAATGCCACGACTCGGCTGACACCACTTTGCAGCGCAGATTCAATCACATTTTCGGCACCGCCCACATTGGTCTTCACACATTCGTCTGGATTGTACTCTGCAATGTGCACATGTTTCATCGCCGCCGCATGCACAATGAAATCAACTCCAGTTAAAGCCCGTTGCAATCTTTCTCGGTCTCTCACATCACCAATGAAAAAGCGAATGCTCGGATACTTCACAGCAGGATACTCCTGCGCCATTTGAAATTGCTTCTGCTCGTCGCGCGAGTAGATAACGACTCGGCCGACATCAGGCCACTTGTCGAAAATGGTCTTTACCAGTTCTTTGCCAAGCGAACCGGTACCACCGGTGATTAGGATTGATTTATTTGATAGCATTTTTTTGAAATCAGAAGGGCCAAAGCAGTGAAAGGGTCGGAGTCTGCAATTGATTTTTGAGACGGGAACTGAGCGGTGACCGGTGTCGACTCGGTTTGGAAAGGTCTCTAATGATTGAGAGGTTTTGCGTAGAGATAATTTGCGTAGAGAAAAACGTGAAGTTATTTTTGGCAGCTAAAACAGGCGTCGCTTAGCGGTTCAGCTTTATTAGCGTTGAACGGGCCGAAAGTCCAGGGGAGAAATGAGTCGTGGGTGCTGCGTTGCATCTTGATTTCAGGCTTGACAAAAGAGTGGCTGGGGCATCTTGCCCCAGAAAGCTGCGGCTGGAAGCTGCGGCTGAAAGCTGCGGCTGGAAGCTGCGGCTGGAAGCTGCGGCTGGAAGCTGCGGCTGGAAGCCACAGCCACGAAAGATCTCCACCTGGGTGACAGACGCGGATGATTTCGTCGTTGAAAAGTCGTTGAAAAGTAAACGTACGATTCGTGGCCAAAATCGTTGACGAGGACTAGGCGGACTGCATCAAGCCAATCTCCGCGTCGGACAATGGACCCTTCCTTTGTGGCTGATTTAGGCGTGGATTGGTATTGCCACGAATCTCACGAATCGACACGAATGGTCATTTGTCAGTTGTCAGTGATCACTGGAGTTTTTCGGTGACTTCGTGGTTGATCGGCTTTACCGATCAGGGCGTTCCAATGCTTGGGAGAGAACCGTTTTGCTAGTGTTCACTTTGTTGAGCGGGGATTTATGAGGGATTTATGAGCGGGCGAAGGGCTTGGCGACTCTCGCGATGGGGCTTCCGTCGGCGCAGACTTCGTCCACTTGGGTGACAGGAGATGAGTTGCCCCGAGCCCCATAAGAACCTCCCCGATATTCTGGTTTGCATTCGGCGTTTGACAAGTCTTAGCTAGATAGTCAATCGATCGATAAGGCACATAATCTAGCCCATGGATGAGCCATTCGGTAGACGCCCTTCGCTCGGACAACCGAGCAGCGTGAAAATGCTGCGATGCCGCATCACGGCAGAACGAGACTGCTCGACCATGGCTTGTTTTCGAGATGCCAATCAACGCATTGCTGCAGCCCGTCTTCGAGCGTCACGCTTGGGTGCCAACCGAGTTGCGTTTTAGCTTTCTCGATGTTCGCTTGCGTGGTGACGATGTCGGCTTTGTGAAACGTCTTGTGGACCAGCCTCGCTTTTTTACCGAGACTTTGTTCCAGCGAAGCGATGACGGTATTGAGTGATACCGGTTCACCTCCTCCGCCCAAGTTGAAGACTTCGTAGCCAACCGGTTTGAGTGCGGCGACCGTACCGCGAGCGATATCGTCGACGTGAGTAAAGTCACGCGATTGTTCGCCATCGCCAAACAGTTCAATCGGTGTCTCTTCGTCGATCCATTTGATAAACCGAAAGATGCACATGTCAGGCCGGCCTGCGGGGCCGTAGACGGTGAAATAGCGACAAACCGATATGTCGATATCGTACAGATGATGGTAGGCATAGGCCATCGCCTCGGCCGACTTCTTGCTGGCGGCATACGGCGAAATCGGCGTGTTGACCGGTAACGTTTCCAAGAATGGCATCGGTTGACCGGCGTAAAGCGATGAGGTGGATGCCAGGACATACTTTTTGACGTTCGTTCGCCGCATTTGCTCGAGCAAGTTCAACGATCCCATCGCGTTGGTCGTCATGTAGACGTGCGGATTGGCCATGCTGTACCGCACCCCCGCTCGGGCTGCCAAGTTCAATACCGCGTCGAATGCATGCTGGTCAAAAAGAGGCTCAAGCGTGGACGGGTCTTCGATATCACCTTTTACGAATGTAAAATTTGGATCGTCAAGCTTCTCGAGTCGATGCTGCTTGAGCCGGACGTCGTAGTAGTCGTTCAGGTTGTCGATTCCGACCACCTGATGCCCCGCATCGAGAAGCTCCGCAGCAACACGATTGGCAATAAATCCGGCAACGCCAGTGACAAGGTAGATCATGAGATATTTCGGGGTAAAAGTGTGGGCGGCTAGCCTATGGTCGTGATGTCGGTGCAAAACGGTTCAGCTACATGTTAGTCAAATTTGCCATTTCTGAACAAGCCACCCTTTATCCGCTACGACATCATCACTCTGCGCTCCGATCGGAATGCATAATTTGCCGAGGGTCTGAGTCTTGAGTCTTGAGTCTTGAGTCTTGAGTCTTGAGGTTTGAGGTTTGAGGTTTGAGGTTTGAGGGCTTGAGGGCTTGAGGGCTTGAGGGCTTGAGGGCTTGAGGGCTTGAGGGCTTGAGGGCTTGGGGCTTGAGGGATTGAGGGCCGTTGGGCTCGCCGAGACGAGCTCGACAGAAGGCTGGATCGGGCAGCGAGGCTGCTGAAATACATGCCGTTCGACGCCCTTCGCTCGAGGAGCGGACGCCCATTGCGTTAGCCGCTCGAAGAGCAGAGCGGCACCGTGATTTCTTCAATGCCGTGTTTCGATAACGCCTCTTTTCCGCGAACGGTTACGTCACTGATGAAGGCGAATTGATCACGTAGATCAAACGGGTACGCTTTTACTTTGTAGTGTGTTCCCCACGGTTCGTTGCTGAGCATCACCAGGACTGGCATTTCGTATTGCAGATAGCCGCTCGTCATTGCCACGTCGCGAAGGAGACTGCGAATCGCTGCGTGATCTTGTTTCGACGCGACGTAGAAATCGGTGACGCACATCAATGTCCGTTTCCCGTTATTGGAATTCGAGATATTCTGATCCCAAATTCGAGTGTGCGGGACGGTGATTAAATCATCGGATGCGGTCCGCAGCGTCAGCGAACGCATTCCGACGCCGGTCACTTCGCCATAGTCACCATCGATCTCGACCCAATCACCGGGCCGGTACGGCCGCTCGATGACGGCGATAATCCCCGCGATCAGAGCACTGACGTAGTCCTTAAACGCGAACCCGATCGCGACGCTGGCACCTCCTGCGATCACCAAGAAGTTTTCAAATGTGACGTTGAAAACAATCGGGATGACCCACAGGATCGCGAACGTCAACGCCAGCAACCGGACGATCGGCACGGTGTTCAAGAGATACAACCGAAACTGACTTGGCCCACGCTCGGCCAACAACGGCAACAGTTTGCGAGTCAAATGGATCACCAGCCAAGCCGTTAAGACGACCAAACCGATTTCGACGAAGCTGATGTCTTGCAAGTCATTGATAAGTTTTACCGCTTCCTCTTTCGCCCGATCGGAACCATTTGGGGAAGGATCCGCAATGACGGCAGCGGCGGGAAGTCCAGACTTGTTCTGCATGTCGTTTCCTAGAGTTGATCCAGCGGAAATCCGGAGTCCTGCAATGCGTCGCGGATCGCCGGATAAGCCGCCGCAGCGCAAAAATACTGGTCCCCCTCTCTTCGCACAAAGCCCGCTGCCATCAGCGATGGCAAGACGTTCGACGCATCCACACTGGGGGTCGCCACATCCAACTCGCTTGCCGTCAGACCGTCGTGAATCAATAGCGTGTGCAGCGTCAATAACGACGCGTCGACGTCGCAGCTTGGCAATTTCATTTCCTCCAAAGCGGCAACCCAAATCGTCGTTTCGTCCGGGAACTTTTCGGAGGGAGCGTTCTGTTGCTCATCGTCAGGCCCGAATCGCAGACGGCGCCGCCACAGGTGCCATGCGATCCAGGGGATCCCTAGACTGGTCGCTGCCAGCTTTTGAAAGAACTCTCCCGTCTCTTTGCTTGCCAGATCCGATGGAAAGACTTCATTGCCGCTGGTCGAAAAGCGAAACGTACGATCTTTATAATCAGCATGCGTCGCGAGCTGTTCAAACCAAACTCTCAGGCGATCGGCGTCGAAGGCAGCGAATGTCAATCCCGCTGGCAAGAGCCCCCCCGCTCCAATCGCCTTATTCAAAAACGCCCAAGCCCATGAATTACAACCGATCACACAATGTCGTTCAGCCTCGGCCGCCTTGCTTAAAAAATTCCGCACATGATGCAGCCCATCGTAGTGGCGCAGAAACCATCGCTCCAAACGAGGAACCACCAACACAGCATCGTCGCTATCGCAGTGATAAGTGAGCTCTGCGCGAGGGTCGGTCAGCACGTCTCGACTCGGCGGTTCGAGGATGCGATGCCCGTGTTGCCGAGCCCACGTTCGCACCAAGTCGTTCGGTTCGCAAGGAGGCAGCACCACCAAATGCAACCAACGCGCAGGAGCAGGATCGGCAATCCAATCGGCAAATGTGGCTTGCATTTCTTCCAAGATCGTCCCACACAACGGCGGCACTGCGATCGAATCGAGCTTTCGACGATTGGCCGATCGCAAGGATTCGTCCGAGATGAACGGATCTTGTCGCTGACGACGATAACGCCTCCAAATCTTCCAACTAAATTTCTTGAGCGATTCATCGGCTGGCACGGATGGCCATTTGTAATTGCCCAGCGTGTTGAAGGTCGGCGGGTGGTCGGACTGGGGTTTCATTCGTTGCTGGTAGTGGACGAGGCTACGAGTCCTCAGGATTGGGCTCTACCGAAGAATCCGTGGGTTGATTCATCAATCCCAAGTACAGAACACGGTCGGTTTTTCAAGCATCGCAGGGCAAAAAGGATGTTTTCGGTGCATCGGCAATCGGACGTTCAAAAATAAACCTCGGCAAAACAAGCCGTTTTATCGAGGCCAAGCGAGACATTCTTCCCGCCCTCAGCCCGTTATCCCTCAGCAAGTTGCTCCTCAGCAAAGCTTACCTCGAAGGGCGTGGACTTAAGAAAAACGCAGTGACTTTCGCAGTGGGTGATTTTCCTGCTTCCGTACGGCTCGTCCGGGCGGAGCAACAAGTGGCAGCTACCATATGATTTTCCTGCTTCCGTCCGGCTCGTCCGGGCGGAGCAACAAGTGTCAGCTACCATATGATTTTCCTGCTTCCGTCCGGCTCGTCCGGGCGGAGCAACAAGTGTCAGCTACCGAATTCTAAATTGGCAAAGGGGTAGCTGTGGAACAAAAACGATGCTCACCGCTACAGGATCCAACCCGAATTTTGAGCACCCTTTGAGCACCCTTTGAGCACCCCAGGATGGAACTCGCAACCTCGCCCACTATGTTTTC
Proteins encoded in this region:
- the pseF gene encoding pseudaminic acid cytidylyltransferase, which codes for MNIAVIPARGGSKRIPGKNIREFCGQPIIKYSIDAAKQTKLFDRIIVSTDCPEISKVAVENGAEVPFVRPPELSDDFTPTIPVVRHAVNWICQNDRTVHYACCLYATAPFVQSEDMIRGMQKLEASPDASFAFSVTTFAFPIFRALQVHDERVSMFWPEHESTRSQDLPEAFHDAGQFYWGTTDAWMKDTQLFSSQSIPISIPRYRVQDIDTLEDWQRAERMYEAIDESQRR
- a CDS encoding pseudaminic acid biosynthesis-associated methylase, which codes for MSNQHTDFGTPQEEFWAGSFGDEYINRNTEEKFLASNIAFFSKILSNTSGIKSIVEFGPNIGLNLRALQMLLPSVDMAGIEINSEAARQLKCSLPKAEIFNESILTVELQKQFDLALIKGVLIHINPDSLPDVYDKLANASARYVVIAEYYNPSPVSIPYRGHDDRLFKRNFAGEFLDLHSEFSLVDYGFTWHRDPNFPQDDLTWFLLERRK
- the pseC gene encoding UDP-4-amino-4,6-dideoxy-N-acetyl-beta-L-altrosamine transaminase, producing MMIPYGRQSISEADIAEVSNSLRSNWLTTGPLVNRFEEEFAKRVGAKHAVAVCNATAALHLAMMVANIGPGDRVVTSPNTFLASANCAAMVGAIPDFADIDPVSYNLCPESLRGNWQADTKAVIAVHYAGQTADMPAIAAVARERGAIVIEDACHGVGGSFEHEGKNWKIGGHPWADMSTFSFHPVKTMTTGEGGMLVTDNDDYATKARMLRTHGMVRQPDEFVGIGDDHFEEKGPWYYEMQELGYNFRITDFQCALGLSQLKRLDTFLQRRREMVSRYNEAFKETEYLQTPKLRNPNDRDLTSWHLYTVLIDFAAIGCTRTEFIKRLVEKGVGSQVLYIPVHLQPWYQRQYGYAISKCPIAEDYYARTLSLPLYPEMTDQDCEQVIAGIRDILSSVAKTKEKNE
- the pseB gene encoding UDP-N-acetylglucosamine 4,6-dehydratase (inverting), translated to MLSNKSILITGGTGSLGKELVKTIFDKWPDVGRVVIYSRDEQKQFQMAQEYPAVKYPSIRFFIGDVRDRERLQRALTGVDFIVHAAAMKHVHIAEYNPDECVKTNVGGAENVIESALQSGVSRVVALSTDKACAPINLYGATKLTSDKLFIAANNIRGKKDIRFSVVRYGNVMGSNGSVIPFFLEKKKTGVLPITDSTMTRFNISLQDGVAMVLHALEHAWGGELFVPKIPSYRIMELAEAIGPECEHKIIGIRPGEKIHEEMITASDSFTTYDLGKYFVILPQTPAWKIKEFVDKFAAKRVTQGFSYSSGDNPEFLTVDQIRQEIRERLDPNFQIE
- a CDS encoding NAD-dependent epimerase/dehydratase family protein, producing MIYLVTGVAGFIANRVAAELLDAGHQVVGIDNLNDYYDVRLKQHRLEKLDDPNFTFVKGDIEDPSTLEPLFDQHAFDAVLNLAARAGVRYSMANPHVYMTTNAMGSLNLLEQMRRTNVKKYVLASTSSLYAGQPMPFLETLPVNTPISPYAASKKSAEAMAYAYHHLYDIDISVCRYFTVYGPAGRPDMCIFRFIKWIDEETPIELFGDGEQSRDFTHVDDIARGTVAALKPVGYEVFNLGGGGEPVSLNTVIASLEQSLGKKARLVHKTFHKADIVTTQANIEKAKTQLGWHPSVTLEDGLQQCVDWHLENKPWSSSLVLP
- a CDS encoding mechanosensitive ion channel family protein translates to MQNKSGLPAAAVIADPSPNGSDRAKEEAVKLINDLQDISFVEIGLVVLTAWLVIHLTRKLLPLLAERGPSQFRLYLLNTVPIVRLLALTFAILWVIPIVFNVTFENFLVIAGGASVAIGFAFKDYVSALIAGIIAVIERPYRPGDWVEIDGDYGEVTGVGMRSLTLRTASDDLITVPHTRIWDQNISNSNNGKRTLMCVTDFYVASKQDHAAIRSLLRDVAMTSGYLQYEMPVLVMLSNEPWGTHYKVKAYPFDLRDQFAFISDVTVRGKEALSKHGIEEITVPLCSSSG